The nucleotide window cagcagcggcgaaaTAGTCTAGGAAGAGACGTGCTCGCTCCGGCACACATGAAGATagaggtggaggggtgggCAGAGGATGTGCCCGTGTGTAGATGCACTCCTTAAGAGAGGAACAAAAAAACCATGAGAACTCCCACAGCAGGGATCAGCGGAGAGTGTCGCTAGCACCGGCGAtcacagcacacacaaagggCTCGGCGTGGTCACAGTTGCGTAGCAGCAGGCCACGTGCCAAACTCCCAGCAgtggccgcgcgcgcacccacgACGTCTACGGTGCGCCCAGCGCAGCCCACACCGCACACtcggaggtggagagaggagggcaggaCGAGAAAGCTCGCAGCGCTCAGGAGGTGCAGCCACAGCGGCCCCGTGCAGGCATCAGCCACTGTgcgcgggagagagagatgaagcGGGAGGGACACACGCAGTACATCTCCGAGGGTGCACCAACGGTGGGGTGCACAGCACCGCTCACACACAAGCCCGGACGCAGCGCACTAGTTGGCGGCAGTGTCCTCCTTCGGGTGATTACCATTACCAgccccgtcgccgtcacccccctcacccacgtGGTGTTCACCCTCGTTGTTGCCCGCATCCCCATCGGCTTTCTCGCCATCGTGGTCGTTCTtctccccatccccatccgtcctctggtggtggtcgtggccACCGTCCTTCTTGTTGCTTCCAGTGGTTGTATCGATGTTATCGGCACGCTTCTCGGGCTCCTTTGTGGAGTCCTTCGTGCACGAGCTTCCCATGGTTTACAAGCGGGGGAGATGGATAAGTGTttagaggggagggagggagtggcaAAAGCGTGGGTGGAGAGCGACTATGGGGATAAGCAAGTCGAGTCAGGCGTGCGCGGGCgcggggggtggcggggtgCACACGAGAAGGGGGTCGGATAGGTTAAGAGGGCTGTAGAGGGACGTGTAGGTGAGCCTGTAACGGGGAAAGGCTGCGATGGCGCACGTCAGCGAAGGTTGTGCGGTAGAGAGGGAAGGCAAAGAGGGTATATAGACGTAAGTGTATGTTGAACGTTTAGAAATTTTTGATGACAATTGTCTGGAGAAGGTTTCTGATGCAAACTGTTTGAAGCCTGTGACTGGAACGCTACGGCAAGCAAGCGGCCACGTAGAGGCTTAGAATGAGTGGCGTACGTAAACAGTAGGCAGGATGCACCCACTCGTGCgcaaagagaagaggggtgAGAAGAGAGATAGAAGTAGGAAAGATGTGAAAAGGAGAGCCAGCGTGCACAGACAGATGCAGCACACATGTCAAGCCAAGGCGTCGTATCGTGGGTATCTCCCAACGAGAGAAGTagatgcgcgcgcgcagacatggatacatacatacatatacacatgcacatatatacatatatatatacatatacatagaGAGGGATACTCAATGTGTTTGCGAAGGTAAAGCCGAAAGACAAGAACAGTTTAATCAACATTCGCATACGGTAACGGTCAAGGAAACAAGGCGTAGTGTACATCATGCCAAAAATAACGGCGCAGATTACATATAGGCATAGacagagtggggggaggggagggggagaaggaaggGAATGAGAGCGTGGGTCGTGTCTCCACGCGTGCGCTTTTCACTTTTTTTGTCGATGTggctttgttttttttctctatTATCTTCGGGCGCGGCCTCTAAAGGAGGATATGGGCGGCTCtgcgcaggcgtgcgtgcgtgcgtgtttgtgtgtgtctctctctgtgctaTAACGGAGATGAAGCAAAGTCTTCAGGGAAGGAGTGCAGTCACACAGAGAGCAAGTAAAGAAAGGCACGACACGCTTCGGGGGGAGGCGGATGGGGAGGCGTCAActaaaaaaagaaaacgaaaacaacaacaacgcaaGAGAACTGAGAACGTGACAACgcgtgagggggagagagggacacgCCATCGCGCGCTACGCATGCGCACTGGTCTCACCCTCTGAGtcagctggaggagcagaagaTGCCGAAATAGATGGGAGGATGCGCTGTGCCGGTGACCGACCCGGACTTTGAGAAACACCCATGCATGTTGTTAAGGACGTAAGAAGGCTGCCCTTCCGTAGCCGATGCGTTCTGCGTCGCTATCAAACGGGTGCGTAGGTAATCCTGCTCGACTCCCAACGCCGTAGCAACGCTTCCGCCGTCCCCGCCGCTGTTGATCCGTCGCCTTGGCTTGAGGTGGTGATGCGCGCCGTTGATATCGATCCATTCCACTTGATTGGCACTGGTGCTGGTGAGGCGCTTCCTGGTGAGCCGAATCGCCTGCGTCGATAGCCGCTGCCACACGGCTCGGATGGGACGGCAGGAGCGAAGCGTCTTCCAGGTCGGGCTGCTGGGGCTGTCTGTGGTGCGGGAAGAGGTGGTGCCCCTCCTGGCCCCTGTGCAGGAAGGCAACTCTGCACGAAGCAGCCGCCATCGGCTTTCCAGCCACCGTCCGCGGATGCCGCATCTCGCGGCTGCAATGCGGGCCTGAAGGGCCGCGCTGGCTGCGCCGCGTATGGGTTGGTGTCGGTTTGGGCTGCTGCAATTCGTTCatgacgccgctgcagcgcgtgacGCCACATCTGAGTTACGCCTCCTTCTTCGCTTGGCGTAACGCGGAGCACAGTGGGAGACGCGGCCGTATGGTATTGCGGGCCAGAGGCGTTCGACTCTCTGTGAGTGCCATGCACTGAATCATGCATCCCTCGTCGATTCTGAGAAGCAGAAaaagcgccgccgcttccccTCGCGCGTGTCGaggtgccaccgccgccttcacgGCGCAGTTGCAGGTCGGCCGCGTAATGCAACAAAGGAATGTCCGTGGCAGAGATGGGCTGCCAGTCGGGGCGAGACGTACCTCGCACTCGCTTCGGGGATTGGTACAGGGCAGCGGCGTAccccgctgctgtggcatcgccgctgcagtcATCTGCACCGTCAAGGCTTCCTATGGAATCCTCCAGCACGAGCGGCACACCTCCGTAGGACGTGGTGCGCAcggccggcagcagcgaggctgGAGCGGTGCGCGACGCTTCGGCGATGGAGAGCGGCGGATAAGGGTGTCCACGCAGCAGTGGAGGGATCGTAGCAAGCTCCGGGGCCATCGGGTacggtgccgccgcagcactgCCACCGCAACCGTGGGTGAGCCGTTTTCTGGAGGCCGCCTTTAGAACTCGCTCGCCGGCAAACTGCTCAGCTGGCTTGAATCGCGAGAGCCGCTCCAAGCGCTTCTTGTGAACTGTTGTGTACCATGTGCCGAGCTCCTTGGCGGTGCGCAAGTTTGGCGACACGGAAATAAGATGCAAGAGAAGCCTCTCGTTTTCCTGCGCAatttgccgctgccgcaacTGGCGATGGAGCAAGCGGTGCGACGTCTGGTTCTCGATGTTGTCGAAGAGGCAGACCTGCGCAGAGGTCGGGACGAGGTTCATGTTGCGTCCTTTGCGCGCCGTGTCGTCACTGGCGAGAAGAAGCTGATGCAGTATCTTCACATTCTGAGCATAGATTTGAGCCTCATCGTGCCGCACTTGCTGGGCGTAGCGATCGGCGTAGAGGTGTCTGTAGTGGTCCATGGTGGGGTCACCTGGTTGTTGAAAATCCACGTCAGGCGCATCCTGAATCGTGTGGGAGGGACTGAGACGTATCGCGGCCAGCCGCTGCATGTGCCACAAGTGTGCCAGCCCCGCCTCTTGCTCCGAGGTGGCGTAGTAGTGCTGCCGTAAGTTCTGACGCTCCTTGGCCGACGTGTGGGCCACTGGACGCGACATCTTTCACCGTCGAAGACCACGAATCGTGTCGATTAAGGTGATAGGATCTCCCTTCAATGGTCAAGTAGGGAAAGATGGTGTGATGATGCGGGAAACTGCCTGCATGTCGGCCGCGCCAGCCTTCGTTTTCCGTTCTTGCTGCCTGGTGCACGTCCCGAGTCGAGCACGTCGCAGCTTCAACTACGAGTAGTGATgatccacacacgcacaccgtcCCCAGTGTCGCTCAGAGCCACAGCCGCTACGACAGCTTGGCTGCGGCGCTCAAAGAAGGCGAGAAAGGCGGGGATGAGCCTCCACGCGTGAGTGAGGAAGCAACTGTGCGTAGCTGGGCcccagcgagagagaaacggGGCCTGCGAgaacgtgcgcgcgtgcgtgcgagtagAGAGACTTGCAGGGACTCTtgcgaaagaaaaggggaggagcaATAAAGCTCGTAGTCATCGCGAATAAACACcggcatgtgtgtgtgtgtgcgggtgtggggggtggcggtggcggtgagggTAGCAGAGAGAACCAAAGGTTGGCATGGGTGTCAAAGCGGGGGCCGTGGAAAGACACGCAAGTGATACGTAAACACAAATCGAACGTGTAtcaggaaaaaaaagacaaggAGTGAGAGGGCAGCCTAACGCTGCGCCGTCACTCTGGATATCTCTTGCTGGGCGCATCAGACAGCGTGCATCACGCAGGGGAGCACTTGCCCAGATTCAGAGGTTCGTGAGCGCCTGACAACGTCCAGAACGGCCCACAGCAGCCTGTCCCAGCGACGCAGGAGTAGGGAAGCGGAGAGTGGAAACGATGGAGATGCGATGTGCCGAGTGTTGCTGCTCGTGCGATACTGACGGTGCACTGCAATGGCGGTGCATGCAGCCATTGGTCCTTCTGCGTCATGTAGATCGGATTGCCGCTGAGGCTACAGGGCGCCAGAGGCTGGGAGATGACAAGCTGAGTAAGGTGCTACCCCGAGCGCCGCTCATCCATCAGggatggcacacacacacatacacatacacatacaccaAGCAGAAAGACTCAGGCATACGGGTCGGCATACAGATGCCCACGCTTGCATGTAACAAgcgaagcacacgcgcaaccAGAATATtcaaaaaaacaaaggcccggaagcggcgcgcgcaagagaaaacaaaacgaaagCTGACACGAGagagcggtgcggcggcgtgtgtgACCATATCATGCGCGGCAAGAATGACGTGCACCGCACACATTCATCGCTGATCAAAGCCGAGTGGCCTACGATGTTCCGACATCAGTTGCAGGCGCACATCGACTGCAGAGACGCCAGCACATTGGCCCTTAGCGCTGTCAAGCCTGTCACGGTCGTGTCAAGCCTGTCGTTCGTTGGTGTCGGAAGGGGAGAAGTACTGGCTGCCACGACTGATTCAGGTGATGACGTCGTCTCTCTTGACGCCACCTCCAGTAGCGTCCGCCGCAGCCACCCCTCGTGCAAGGCGTCCACCTCGAAGCGCAGCACCCATGTCGGCTGCAGTGACACTGAAGGCAAAGTTTCCGCCGGTGTGCTCCCAGTACATGCGCCCGCGCTCCAGCTCACAGCATCCAGATTGTGTGGGGCTGCGGTGTAGCACACCATAaccaccgctgtcgccgagTCCTCCGCTTCGGAGCATCCAGGCAACAAACTGTGTGAAAATGGTGCGTAAgcgctcagcggcggcggttccATGGAGGGTgacaccgcagcggcgtgcgtTGTGGTGCCGCCGTTCTTTTGTCGGCTGTCTTGAGAGTATGAAGCCGCATCTTCAAGCAGAACCCGGAAGACATCTTGCGCTGCCCGCACCTGCTCTTGGAGCCTGTGCCAGTGGCCGTCGGTCGTCAGTGCGATAGGATCATGTGCTGCAGTCCTCGGAAGAGCCGCTCGCTCATCCGCCTCTGCGCCATCGCTTCGCGCTTGCGGTATCCCACGCGTAGGCTTGCCCACACGTCGACACCACGCCGCTTTGAGCTTGTCCATGGGCGACTGCGAAGTTGTCGATTGAGAGGCACCGGGCGCCGTCACAGCTTTCCCGTCCTTCTCGATTGCCGGGCTCATGTTGATGTGCAAGGACGAGGAGATGGGCAGGTACTCCCACAGCGTGCACGCAGGTGGCCGTGCGGCGGCAAGCGTGTCGTTATTCTCTTGTTCCTGGGTGAGGTATTTTGCGGATGAAGCATTGGCGAGAGTATCAGTGTTGGTCATCGCACCAGCCGCATCCGTTTGGTACGCATTCAGTCGGCTGCACAGAGCCGCTGTGCGCACTAGCACGAGCGGATTGCTCGGCATGCCGGCGGACTGCCAGCCCTGAGAGAGGTCTGCCTGACATGCCTTTAGCTGCGCCTGGAGGGATGGCGTCTTTGACGGTGCAGCCTTGGGTGCTGAagtcgcagctgctgacgCGGTGGCTGCTACTAGCTTCGAGCCGGGGGGTCGCAGAGGCTCTGCCTGGATGTCCGGTGATTTGAGGCCTGCCTCCCTTGCACTCTTCTCGTGCGCACCCTCGCGCTGCGGTGGGTTGTCCGCATCGCGGGTGGTGCCGTCCTCGCCGGGCGCCTCTTTTCCCAGGCCACTGAAAAACAGACCCTGACCGGCATCGTGCGCCTCCTGGCCGCGCACTCCGGCCTCAGCCCCGCTGGCGTTTTGTACTGAGATGGTGACGGTATAGCCGGTGGACAGGACGCGCAGGAACGAAGGCACCGAAGGAGCACTGAGTCTCGCCGGCGTGCCGTGCTCCGATGGTGCTGTGAGTCCCGATACCACGTCTGCCTTTAAGCACTGCCGCAAGTGCTCCCTCAGCATCTCCCGCAGTTGCTCCTCCACCTGGAAGCTTCGCTGACGCAGTGTGCGCGCTAGACGCACCTTCCACTGTCGAACCTCCGCAGTGGGTGtcacctcctcgtcccctGACGCCACACTGCTGACAGCTGTGGAAGGGGATCTCGAGTATCTGtgacaccgccgcctccaccatcCTTTCAGCCCGCCAGAGCGTGATGACCGCGCATCTGTGAACCCCGAGGCGACTCTCGACGCGAAGCACGCCGTTGCTGCAGGCGAGGCTGCTGGCCCCGGTTGATGTCGGGAGGGTGCGGGAGGTGCGTATGAAGTGACGGTCACAGCAGCCGGGGAACTtgggctcggaggcggcgctgttTTCTCTGGTGCACTACTACGCTTAAGAGAGGTTGTGGTTGAGAGCGGGTTACGGTTAGCGGGGACTTTGGTGGAACTCGGCGGGAGCGGACCaggctcttcctcttccatCACGCCATgcgcgccgtgctgcgcgtgcagcagctggacaTAGAGACGCCGTACGGCGTGATGGGCGTCCACGTTCATTCGATACCCTCGGAAAGACACGGATGGCGCCTCTgtgaagaaggcgcggcAAAGCAAGTTGCGGTGGTGGTCTTGATCGTGGCGTTGTGCCTACCTCCCTTCCCTCATGCCCCTGtgtaagtgtgtgtgtgtgtgtgtgtgtgtgtgcaccgaAGAGAGAGGCTGGGGCATGGTGTGAACCAGCTTTAGCACGGAAGGAAAACAAGCAAGGTGAGAAAGCATGCAAGCATGTGAAAGAGGCGGTCTTCATCGGCTGCGCGTGAACAATCCTAAGGCAAGAGGAAGtggggacacacacacacgtgcctAGCGCGGTTCATGCGCACGCGAAACAAGTGTACAGCTCTCGCCTGAGCGCGAAAGGCAGCCGCCTTTCACCACACTTCATGCTTGTGCGGCATTGCgtggtgtcgctgctggttCCTCTTGGGCCTTCTCGTGCACgtacatgtgcgtgtgcatgcgggGTCTAGCTGTGATGTGAAGTGAGCGCATAAGTGTGTATGGTTGGCCGCTTGCTCTTAGCTGATGAAGATGTTCCTGCTGCTTCGGTAGCGGTGATGGGTACCGTTTTGCACACCCCCGAACAGGTTGACCCGTGTCGGCGGAACAGTTGGATCCCCCGCCTCTCACCGGCACTGCCACACCTGCTCTACGCCGTCGCTCGGAGAGACGACAAAGTGCACGGGTTGATCGTGCGTGTCGGCAGGGATACGCGACGGCATGGAGTTACCGGAGACACCGATGGCCGGTGCAGAAGTGCCCGCCGTAGACGAACTCAGGACCTGATCATCAAAGGCAAGGGCCATGACACTCCACTGTGGGACAGGCACGCCGGAGGCGACGAGAGGGGACGCATCCACTGCGGCTCCCACACTCCGTGCTGCATCCCCCTCTTCCGGACCTCCGACACGGAATGAGATGGAGTCAATGGGGAGCCTACGGCGATGCACACTGCCGTGGTAGTCGAGAAAGCGGTCGTAGAAGCCGCCGCCTTTCCCGAGGCGGGAACCGGTCCGCACGTCAAAGAGCACGCCAGGCGCGAGTACGAGTATAGACACGTCGTCGAGGCTGCGTAAGGCGTGCGTGGCCCCCTCGTGAGCGGCGGGGCTCAGACGGGTGCTAGGGTCTTCACTGACGTCGCTGTACTCGAGAAGGCCTGATGGCCGATACCCAGCCGCGTGGGACTCTGGGAACAAACGTGCGTATGCATCGCAGAGAACCATGTGACGATGACGGCCACGGCAGCTGGCGAGCATGGCGTagtcgtcctcgtcatcgccctTGACTCCTTCCACGGTGGACGGCGAATGCAGAGGGGGTGGCACGCCGATAGTGGACGCACGTGAAGGCCCGAGCAGCCAGGGCTCCAAGAGAGAGGCGTTAAACTCACGGATGTTGTATGCACCTTGTGGGGTAAAGGCTGTGTTCAGGTCACGTTCATCCAACACCTCGACGAAGATCATCGCACTCTTGAGAGTGTGCGGCGCGGGGTGTTGCGGCGGCAAGGGGTCACACATAGCTGGTGATGACCCTGGTTGTGGTGTCAGCCCCACAGCAGGCCCAGCCGCTGCCCCGGCCGTCGACAAAGCAGTCATCGCCCCTGGGATCACGACAGGGGTCAAGATGTGAATGTTCTGCTCATGCGCGATTGGCCATAGACGCTGCATGAGCGGCACAGGATCCACTTCGAAGTAAAGCGGCAGATACGCCAGGATGagcagcggaggtggagaaaGTGGAGCGGGCAGCGATGCATCCTGGCGCTCTGCCGCCcccaacgacgacgacgacgctcCGCgaacggcggcggtcgcACCAGGCCGGTAGCGTGCGAGAATATATTCGTAGACATGATCACAAATCTGTTGCGACGCAGAAGCCACCTGCGCTGGCTCCGACTTGGCCCACCTCcgcaggcggagcagctgctccttaCGGAGTACCTTCTTGATGTGCGCAGTCGAGATGGGTTGCATCACGGAATCATGAGGCACGTGAGAGAGAAGAATgatgaggggggaggaagggcggAGCCGGCGCGCACGGCACCGGGAAACAgcggaggggaagagagccCACACGAAGAGAAGGAAGGAAGGTTGGTCGAGAAAGGAGACGTGTGGAGAAGCGCCCATGAGAACGCCCTTAtcacccctctcctccccacccacccctcgctGACCAGTGGGCAGGACGGTCCACCGCTCCCTCGCAGCCTTGCTCGGTCCACCACCATAAGAAAACAGTGAAACGCGCaggagcgcacgcacgcacgcacgcgcgcagggagagggagagggagagggaagaaaaaATGATGGAGGCGG belongs to Leishmania mexicana MHOM/GT/2001/U1103 complete genome, chromosome 23 and includes:
- a CDS encoding hydrophilic surface protein 2; this translates as MGMGRRTTTMARKPMGMRATTRVNTTWVRGVTATGLVMVITRRRTLPPTSALRPGLCVSGAVHPTVGAPSEMYCVCPSRFISLSRAQWLMPARGRCGCTS